From the Clostridium putrefaciens genome, one window contains:
- a CDS encoding ATP-dependent Clp protease ATP-binding subunit, with product MMFDKFTERAQKVVLYAKDEAIELQHGFIGTEHILLGILKEEGMSKDILNGMGVSLEGIRDLIERMEGKGDLSIPQNEVPLTPRTKRLLDLSLLEARKLNHNYVTPEHILLALVSESEGVAFNILKGLQVNFDKLRSEIINALSGEGEMNNSNKGNIKGSDTPTLNQYGRDLTKMAEEGKLDPVVGRKEETQRVLEILSRRTKNNPCFIGDPGVGKTAVVEGLAQKIVQGNIPELLKDKRVVTLDLSSMIAGAKYRGEFEERLKKVMEEIRKAGDVILFIDEIHTIIGAGGAEGAIDASNILKPALARGEIQCIGATTIEEYRKHIEKDAALERRFQPIMVGEPTTEEALQILKGLRDKYEAHHRVKITDGALEAAVRLSDRYITDRYLPDKAIDLIDEAGAKVRISNLTAPPSLKKIEEDIEKVGKEKEDAIRLQDFEKAAALRDKEKKYKEDLETVKHQWHTENNSETQRVDEEDIAIIVSRWTNVPVEKLTEKESKKLLNLEEILHNRVIGQEEAVKSVSRAVRRARVGLKDPNRPIGSFIFLGPTGVGKTELSKALAEAMFGDQDNMIRIDMSEYMEKHTTSKLIGSPPGYVGYDEGGQLTEKVRRHPYSVILFDEIEKAHPDVFNILLQILEDGRLTDGKGKTVSFKNTIIIMTSNAGASTIKKQKTVGFNISEDTMDSDYEKMKENVLEELKREFRPEFLNRIDDIIVFETLKEEDLVKIVDLMLRLVTERLKQIEINVEFDEKSKRFLAKKGFDKVYGARPLRRAITKIVEDKLSEEILKGNIAKGSTIYGYMEDGNLVFKSEK from the coding sequence ATGATGTTCGATAAATTTACTGAAAGAGCACAAAAAGTTGTCTTATATGCAAAGGATGAAGCAATAGAGCTTCAACATGGATTTATAGGTACGGAGCATATTTTACTTGGAATATTAAAAGAAGAAGGAATGAGTAAAGATATACTAAATGGCATGGGTGTTTCTTTAGAGGGTATAAGAGATTTAATAGAGAGAATGGAAGGTAAAGGAGACCTTAGTATACCTCAAAATGAGGTGCCACTTACACCTAGAACGAAGAGGCTTTTAGATCTTAGCTTACTCGAAGCTAGAAAGTTAAATCATAATTATGTAACTCCAGAACATATATTGTTAGCACTTGTAAGTGAGTCAGAAGGAGTTGCGTTTAATATACTAAAAGGTCTTCAGGTGAACTTTGATAAGTTGAGAAGTGAAATTATAAATGCTTTATCTGGTGAGGGTGAAATGAATAATAGTAACAAAGGTAATATTAAAGGTAGCGATACACCAACCCTAAATCAGTATGGACGAGATTTAACTAAAATGGCTGAGGAAGGAAAGCTTGATCCTGTTGTAGGAAGAAAAGAAGAGACTCAAAGAGTGCTTGAAATCCTATCAAGAAGGACAAAAAACAATCCTTGCTTTATAGGGGACCCTGGAGTAGGTAAAACTGCTGTAGTAGAAGGACTTGCACAAAAAATTGTTCAAGGAAATATCCCAGAGCTTCTAAAAGATAAAAGAGTTGTGACATTAGATTTATCCTCGATGATTGCAGGAGCGAAGTATAGAGGTGAATTTGAAGAAAGGCTTAAAAAGGTCATGGAAGAAATAAGAAAAGCTGGAGATGTAATATTATTTATAGATGAGATCCATACTATAATAGGAGCGGGCGGAGCTGAGGGGGCTATAGATGCATCTAATATATTAAAACCAGCTTTAGCTAGAGGCGAAATACAATGTATAGGGGCTACAACTATAGAAGAATATAGAAAACATATAGAAAAGGATGCAGCGCTAGAGAGAAGATTTCAGCCTATAATGGTTGGAGAGCCTACAACTGAAGAGGCATTACAAATACTTAAGGGCTTAAGAGATAAATATGAAGCGCATCATAGGGTTAAGATAACTGATGGAGCATTAGAGGCAGCTGTTAGGTTATCTGATAGATATATAACTGACAGGTATCTTCCAGATAAGGCCATTGACCTAATTGATGAAGCAGGTGCTAAAGTTAGAATAAGCAATCTTACTGCTCCACCAAGCTTAAAGAAGATAGAAGAAGATATAGAGAAAGTTGGAAAAGAGAAAGAAGACGCTATAAGACTTCAAGATTTTGAAAAGGCAGCAGCATTAAGAGATAAGGAAAAGAAATATAAGGAAGACTTAGAAACTGTAAAACATCAATGGCATACAGAAAACAATTCAGAAACACAAAGAGTAGATGAAGAAGATATCGCAATAATAGTTTCAAGATGGACTAATGTACCCGTAGAAAAACTTACAGAAAAAGAGTCTAAGAAACTACTTAATTTAGAAGAAATACTTCATAATAGGGTTATAGGACAAGAAGAAGCAGTAAAATCTGTATCTAGGGCAGTGAGACGTGCAAGAGTAGGACTTAAAGACCCAAATAGACCTATAGGTTCATTTATATTTCTAGGACCTACTGGAGTTGGGAAGACAGAACTTTCAAAAGCATTAGCGGAAGCTATGTTTGGAGATCAAGACAACATGATAAGGATTGATATGTCTGAGTATATGGAAAAGCATACGACATCAAAGCTTATAGGATCCCCTCCAGGATACGTAGGATATGATGAAGGTGGACAATTAACAGAAAAGGTTAGAAGACATCCTTATTCAGTAATTTTATTTGATGAAATTGAAAAAGCACATCCGGATGTTTTTAATATATTGCTTCAAATATTAGAAGATGGAAGATTAACTGATGGAAAAGGTAAAACAGTAAGCTTTAAAAATACTATAATTATAATGACATCAAATGCAGGAGCGTCTACTATAAAGAAACAAAAGACTGTAGGTTTCAATATATCAGAAGATACAATGGATAGTGATTATGAAAAGATGAAAGAAAATGTATTAGAAGAGCTTAAAAGAGAATTTAGACCAGAGTTTTTAAATAGAATTGATGATATAATAGTGTTTGAAACTTTAAAAGAAGAGGATTTAGTAAAAATAGTAGATCTTATGTTACGTTTAGTAACAGAAAGATTAAAACAAATAGAAATAAATGTAGAATTTGATGAAAAAAGCAAAAGATTCTTAGCTAAAAAAGGCTTTGATAAAGTTTATGGAGCAAGGCCACTTAGAAGAGCAATAACTAAAATTGTTGAGGATAAGTTAAGCGAAGAAATACTAAAAGGAAACATAGCTAAAGGTAGTACTATTTATGGTTATATGGAAGACGGAAATTTAGTATTTAAAAGTGAAAAGTAG
- a CDS encoding protein arginine kinase has translation MKNWIDNITENEDMVLSSRVRLARNIKGVPFPHKLESEEAKALAKNIEDIFYEVEKGKGVFKDIDLWKVDLNQGRNYIEKHLISPNLLASKDKSAFLLSEDETISLMINEEDHLRIQCISSGFDIREAYKIANSIDDNLEEKLDFAFDDNLGYITACPTNLGTGMRVSAMLHLPALTMKDEINDALKALTQLGMTLRGLYGEGSKAEGNIYQVSNQITLGMREEDILSNLEAVVSQLISQENRAREQFLGRYKNELEDKIYRSLGLLKSARILSSKEALDLLSNVRMGIEMAILKDIDKVKLNKLLVETQPATLQLRLGRDLSIKERDIERANLVREYFNNK, from the coding sequence ATGAAAAATTGGATAGATAACATTACAGAAAATGAAGATATGGTATTAAGTAGCAGAGTAAGGCTTGCAAGAAATATAAAAGGAGTCCCATTTCCACATAAATTAGAATCGGAGGAAGCAAAGGCTTTAGCTAAAAATATTGAGGATATATTTTATGAAGTAGAAAAGGGAAAGGGAGTCTTTAAAGATATAGATCTTTGGAAGGTTGATTTAAATCAAGGAAGAAATTATATAGAAAAACATCTTATTAGTCCTAATTTATTAGCGTCAAAAGATAAATCAGCATTTTTATTAAGTGAAGATGAGACAATAAGTCTTATGATAAATGAAGAAGACCATTTAAGGATTCAATGCATAAGCTCTGGCTTTGATATAAGGGAAGCTTATAAAATAGCAAATAGTATAGATGATAACTTAGAAGAAAAACTTGATTTTGCATTTGATGATAATTTAGGGTATATAACTGCATGCCCAACTAATTTAGGTACAGGTATGAGGGTATCGGCTATGCTCCATCTTCCAGCATTAACAATGAAAGATGAAATTAATGATGCTTTAAAGGCTCTTACACAGTTAGGCATGACATTAAGAGGCCTTTATGGAGAAGGATCAAAAGCAGAAGGTAATATATATCAAGTTTCCAATCAAATAACTCTTGGAATGAGGGAAGAAGATATTTTAAGTAACTTAGAGGCGGTGGTATCTCAACTTATATCTCAGGAAAATAGAGCTAGAGAACAGTTTTTAGGAAGATATAAAAATGAACTTGAAGATAAAATATACAGGTCATTAGGTCTTTTGAAAAGCGCAAGAATTTTAAGCTCAAAAGAAGCATTAGATTTACTTTCTAATGTAAGAATGGGAATAGAAATGGCAATACTAAAGGATATAGACAAAGTTAAATTAAATAAGCTTTTAGTTGAAACTCAGCCAGCTACATTACAATTAAGACTTGGTAGGGATTTAAGTATTAAGGAAAGAGATATTGAAAGAGCAAATCTTGTAAGAGAATACTTTAATAATAAATAA
- a CDS encoding UvrB/UvrC motif-containing protein, translated as MLCERCNVNPANVHIVKIVNGVKQETSICEQCAKEQEGLGVGSDFNMDSPFSFQSLLSGLVDYINKSSKNVPLEEEICENCGMTYSEFKIKGLLGCSKCYENFNDTLLPIVKRVQGDTEHVGKFPLKSGKELMERKKMLSLKEDLQKSILAEEYEKAAMLRDEIKALKKLE; from the coding sequence ATGTTGTGTGAGAGATGTAATGTAAATCCAGCTAATGTCCATATAGTAAAGATAGTAAATGGTGTTAAGCAGGAAACTAGCATATGTGAGCAATGCGCAAAGGAACAAGAGGGATTAGGTGTAGGATCAGATTTCAATATGGATTCACCCTTTTCTTTCCAAAGTTTACTTAGTGGGCTTGTTGATTATATAAATAAGTCATCAAAAAATGTTCCTCTTGAAGAAGAGATATGTGAAAATTGTGGTATGACCTATAGCGAATTCAAAATAAAAGGACTTTTAGGATGTAGTAAATGTTATGAGAATTTTAATGACACACTACTACCTATTGTAAAAAGAGTTCAAGGTGACACAGAACATGTAGGTAAATTCCCACTAAAGTCTGGAAAAGAACTTATGGAAAGAAAGAAGATGTTATCATTAAAAGAAGACCTACAAAAGTCTATACTAGCTGAAGAATACGAAAAAGCAGCAATGTTAAGGGATGAAATAAAGGCCCTTAAAAAATTAGAGTAG
- a CDS encoding CtsR family transcriptional regulator, producing the protein MAILSDIIETFIKSLLEENDGEKLQIQRNELASQFSCAPSQINYVLTTRFTTDKGYIIESRRGGGGYIVIRQTKDSHEHVKDMINEKIGESITCDCALSLIEILLDIEILKDREAQIVKTAINDRALVSINCEDRNKIRAELLKSMIMVVLS; encoded by the coding sequence GTGGCTATATTATCAGATATAATAGAAACATTTATAAAATCATTGTTAGAAGAGAATGATGGAGAAAAGTTGCAAATACAAAGAAATGAACTAGCAAGTCAATTTAGTTGTGCTCCATCACAAATTAATTATGTATTAACTACAAGGTTTACAACAGACAAAGGTTACATAATTGAAAGTCGCAGAGGTGGCGGTGGATATATTGTAATAAGGCAAACCAAAGATAGTCATGAACATGTAAAAGATATGATAAACGAAAAGATAGGAGAGAGTATAACCTGTGACTGTGCTCTATCGTTAATTGAGATACTACTAGATATTGAAATACTTAAAGATAGAGAAGCACAGATAGTAAAGACTGCAATAAATGACAGGGCCTTAGTATCTATAAACTGTGAAGATAGAAATAAGATAAGAGCTGAACTTTTAAAATCTATGATAATGGTAGTTTTATCATAA
- a CDS encoding MBL fold metallo-hydrolase: MLIYWIGYSCFLIQTSKGTNILMDPFEGINVNSLYDICPNIDIVTISHKAFHNSYLDPFKEKSIIIDNTKGFFFKDTEIIGYPSYSDNICGLKRGENIVFKISTEDFSICHLGGLGHVLDESLIKQLGTINVLFVPVGGNITLNGNNACTVALSLKSNIVIPMCYKSSKCLHLSEDASRFIINMKNVSNINHISLLLDQRTLNFRNQVILIKPLQ; this comes from the coding sequence ATGTTAATATATTGGATTGGTTATTCTTGTTTCTTAATACAAACTTCTAAAGGCACAAATATATTAATGGATCCATTTGAAGGTATAAACGTAAACTCTCTTTATGATATTTGTCCTAATATAGATATAGTAACTATAAGTCACAAAGCTTTCCACAATTCTTACCTGGATCCATTTAAAGAAAAATCAATAATAATTGATAACACAAAAGGTTTTTTCTTTAAAGATACTGAAATAATTGGATATCCTTCTTATAGCGACAATATTTGTGGGCTTAAACGTGGTGAAAATATTGTTTTTAAAATTTCTACTGAAGATTTTTCAATATGCCACTTAGGAGGGCTTGGACATGTTCTTGATGAAAGTTTAATAAAACAACTAGGTACTATAAATGTACTTTTCGTTCCTGTCGGTGGAAACATTACCTTAAACGGTAATAACGCTTGTACTGTTGCATTAAGCCTTAAAAGCAATATTGTTATACCTATGTGTTATAAGTCTTCAAAATGTTTACATTTAAGTGAGGATGCCTCTAGATTCATAATAAATATGAAAAATGTAAGCAATATAAATCATATTAGTCTTTTATTGGATCAACGTACTTTAAATTTTAGAAATCAGGTTATCCTTATAAAGCCATTGCAATAA
- a CDS encoding DUF362 domain-containing protein, giving the protein MAYKIEESCISCGACAPECPVNAIAQGDTIYVIDADTCIDCGSCASVCPVGAPVQE; this is encoded by the coding sequence ATGGCGTACAAAATTGAAGAATCATGTATAAGTTGTGGAGCCTGTGCTCCAGAGTGTCCAGTAAACGCTATAGCTCAAGGAGATACTATATACGTTATAGATGCGGATACTTGTATTGACTGCGGAAGTTGTGCAAGTGTTTGCCCAGTAGGTGCACCAGTTCAAGAATAA
- a CDS encoding heavy-metal-associated domain-containing protein, producing MNISLKVSNMKTNSDVSKIKEAMGGNDGVVACEILQDKGEIQIVYDEKLVTVEKIISSVEDKGYSVSR from the coding sequence ATGAACATTAGTTTAAAGGTTTCTAACATGAAAACAAATTCAGATGTAAGCAAGATTAAAGAGGCTATGGGTGGAAATGATGGAGTAGTAGCTTGTGAAATACTACAAGATAAGGGTGAAATACAAATCGTATATGATGAGAAATTAGTAACAGTTGAGAAAATCATATCATCAGTTGAAGATAAGGGATATAGTGTATCACGATAA
- a CDS encoding PSP1 domain-containing protein: MIKVVGVRFKKAGKIYYFDPMDMQIDKDKNVIVETARGIEFGQCVIGCKEVNENEIVAPLKTVLRMATSEDTKKHLENKAKEKYAFEVCTKKISDHNLVMKLIDVEYTFDNNKVIFYFTAEGRVDFRELVKDLATIFKTRIELRQIGVRDEAKMIGGLGPCGRPMCCSSFLGDFASVSIKMAKEQNLSLNPTKISGICGRLMCCLNYEQETYENTRKRLPKIGSIVKTEIGKGEVVGNSVVKELVKVKLKSNDEEFLREFNISEVSLVSGSYEGAVSEGEIKVEVADHSDKELIKDLFKID; encoded by the coding sequence ATGATAAAGGTAGTGGGAGTGAGATTTAAGAAAGCAGGAAAGATATATTATTTCGACCCTATGGATATGCAGATAGATAAAGATAAGAACGTAATAGTAGAAACTGCAAGAGGAATAGAATTCGGACAATGTGTTATAGGGTGTAAAGAAGTAAATGAAAATGAGATTGTAGCTCCCTTAAAGACAGTTCTTAGAATGGCAACATCAGAAGATACAAAGAAGCATTTAGAAAATAAGGCTAAAGAAAAGTATGCGTTTGAAGTATGTACAAAGAAGATAAGCGACCATAACTTAGTTATGAAACTTATAGATGTAGAATATACCTTCGATAATAATAAGGTTATATTTTACTTTACTGCAGAAGGAAGAGTAGACTTTAGAGAACTAGTAAAAGATCTTGCCACTATTTTTAAAACTAGAATTGAGCTAAGACAGATAGGTGTGCGAGATGAAGCAAAAATGATAGGTGGACTTGGACCTTGTGGAAGACCTATGTGTTGCTCTTCATTTTTAGGAGACTTTGCTTCAGTTTCTATAAAAATGGCAAAGGAACAAAATCTCTCTCTTAATCCTACTAAAATATCGGGCATTTGTGGGAGACTTATGTGTTGCCTAAATTATGAGCAAGAGACTTATGAAAATACAAGGAAGAGACTACCTAAGATTGGATCCATAGTAAAAACTGAAATAGGGAAGGGGGAAGTAGTAGGAAATAGTGTTGTAAAAGAGCTTGTGAAAGTAAAACTTAAATCTAATGATGAGGAATTCTTAAGAGAATTCAATATAAGCGAAGTATCACTAGTGTCGGGATCTTACGAAGGTGCTGTAAGCGAAGGTGAAATAAAAGTTGAAGTTGCAGACCACTCTGATAAAGAATTGATTAAAGATCTATTCAAAATTGATTAA
- a CDS encoding DNA polymerase III subunit delta': MKKVIGHEKIISSLDNSIKNETLSHAYLLIGEDGIGKSIIASNLAIKILGKKEEKDYADIIHYRNIKKGMGVNEVRELIEETNKKPFEGKKKVLIIYKAEKMTQQAQNAFLKTIEEPPKGVHIILLCENSEAILDTMKSRCQIHKLNVLTEEQIRQYIDENYKMLKEEEIKIIVSFSGGIPGIVDKYLNDDRFNSMRDLGFNILKEINCKDMEYVVKYELEILKFKDKYEDLFTIMLLFIRDIMVYKETGNEDIVINKDKIESISYMSREVSFTKLNKLVSVINDAKYSLDRNANAAMTLDVMLLNILEV; this comes from the coding sequence ATGAAAAAGGTTATAGGGCATGAGAAGATTATATCTAGTTTAGACAACTCTATAAAAAATGAAACACTTTCTCATGCTTATCTCCTTATAGGGGAAGATGGGATAGGGAAAAGTATTATTGCGAGTAACCTAGCAATTAAGATTTTAGGAAAAAAAGAGGAAAAGGACTATGCAGATATAATCCATTATAGAAATATTAAAAAAGGCATGGGTGTAAATGAAGTTAGAGAACTAATAGAAGAGACTAATAAAAAGCCCTTTGAGGGAAAAAAGAAAGTACTTATAATATATAAAGCTGAAAAAATGACGCAACAAGCCCAAAATGCATTTTTAAAAACTATAGAAGAACCACCTAAGGGTGTTCATATAATATTACTTTGTGAAAATTCTGAAGCAATTTTAGACACAATGAAATCTAGATGTCAAATACATAAGCTGAATGTGCTTACAGAGGAACAGATAAGGCAATATATAGATGAAAATTACAAAATGCTAAAAGAAGAAGAAATAAAAATTATAGTATCTTTTAGTGGTGGAATACCAGGAATAGTAGATAAATATTTAAATGATGATAGATTTAACAGTATGAGAGACTTAGGTTTTAATATATTAAAAGAAATCAATTGTAAAGACATGGAATATGTGGTAAAGTATGAATTAGAAATATTAAAATTCAAAGATAAATATGAAGACTTATTTACTATAATGCTTTTATTTATAAGAGATATAATGGTTTACAAAGAAACAGGGAATGAAGATATAGTAATAAATAAAGATAAGATAGAAAGTATAAGCTACATGTCAAGAGAAGTTTCTTTTACAAAGTTAAACAAGTTAGTAAGTGTAATAAATGATGCTAAATATAGTTTGGATAGGAATGCTAACGCTGCAATGACATTAGATGTTATGCTGCTTAATATATTGGAGGTTTAA
- a CDS encoding cyclic-di-AMP receptor, translating to MKLIISIVQDDDAGDVIDVLMEGGFRVTKLATTGGFLKSGNTTLMIGVEEQNVNKVLGLVEETCRTRQQIITSPSPVAGSTGIYVPYPVEVEVGGATIFVVDVDQFIKI from the coding sequence TTGAAACTTATAATATCTATAGTACAAGATGATGATGCTGGCGATGTAATTGATGTTTTAATGGAAGGTGGATTTAGAGTTACTAAATTAGCTACTACAGGAGGGTTTCTAAAATCAGGTAATACTACATTAATGATTGGTGTAGAAGAACAAAATGTAAATAAGGTTTTAGGACTAGTTGAAGAAACTTGTAGGACAAGACAACAAATAATAACTTCCCCATCTCCAGTAGCGGGTTCTACAGGAATATATGTACCTTATCCAGTAGAAGTTGAAGTTGGTGGAGCTACTATATTTGTAGTAGATGTAGATCAGTTTATTAAAATTTAA
- a CDS encoding guanylate kinase gives MGKIFCLMGKSSSGKDTIFKQLQNDDDLKLKPIITYTTRPKRVNETNGVEYYFIDEDILESYKTKDKVIEQRIYNTVNGDWYYATLDDGQINLDMHDYILIVTLEAYKNLKFYFGEESIFPLYVTLDDGIRLERALKREREQNNPNYDELCRRFLADNIDFNIDKLEDCGVNKHYKNDDLKECICKIKYDILNVKLRTNKLL, from the coding sequence ATGGGAAAGATATTTTGTTTAATGGGAAAAAGTAGTTCAGGGAAGGATACCATTTTTAAACAATTACAAAATGATGATGACTTGAAGTTAAAACCTATAATAACTTATACTACACGACCTAAAAGGGTTAATGAAACTAATGGTGTAGAGTATTATTTCATTGATGAGGATATATTAGAAAGTTATAAAACGAAAGACAAAGTAATAGAACAAAGAATTTATAATACGGTTAATGGGGATTGGTATTATGCTACTTTAGATGATGGACAAATTAATTTAGATATGCATGATTATATATTAATAGTTACATTAGAAGCATATAAAAATCTTAAATTTTACTTTGGTGAAGAAAGTATATTTCCACTTTACGTTACCCTAGATGATGGAATAAGGTTAGAAAGAGCTTTGAAAAGAGAAAGAGAGCAAAATAATCCTAACTATGATGAGTTATGTAGAAGGTTCTTAGCGGATAATATTGATTTTAATATTGATAAGTTAGAAGATTGTGGGGTTAACAAACATTATAAAAATGATGATTTAAAAGAGTGTATTTGTAAAATTAAGTATGATATACTTAATGTGAAACTTAGAACTAATAAACTATTATGA
- a CDS encoding aminotransferase class I/II-fold pyridoxal phosphate-dependent enzyme, whose amino-acid sequence MNDIPMMSALLKYNEEKNSLFCIPGHKGGKGFKRKVQKKNIQRLLLTSDLTEVEGLDNLHNPKGAIKEAEELLSQYYNSKRSYFMVNGSTSGNMAMIFSSLEEGDKILVERNCHKSIFNAIIMRKLNPIYLANQTDKEFNAPLGIDITNLKEIIEEHSDIKAIIVTYPNYYGVCCNLKYIVEICKESDIKVLVDAAHGAHFGAHPMLPENPLKIGVDMAVMSAHKTLPSLTQSAYLHVNDESLIERVDFYVSAFLSTSPSYMLMLSMDYARWYIKEEGNKSYEELFSRIESFKKELSNLNFLRVLDKKELINSNSTDIDESRIVINLKEGLSTCMVDEYLRKNKIQVEMIDASNLILIPSPFNSKEDFKRLYKALKNLDTRTVEGKQLKVIDVPIPKQLMMPFEAFKKPKQKVLLKDSIGKISAVNVCPYPPGVPIIVMGELIEGNTIEMIEYYVSNNVDVIGIKDGKIDIIKKDN is encoded by the coding sequence ATGAATGATATTCCTATGATGAGTGCGCTTTTAAAATATAATGAAGAAAAGAATTCTTTATTCTGCATACCAGGGCATAAAGGAGGAAAAGGTTTTAAAAGAAAGGTACAAAAGAAAAATATACAAAGGTTACTTTTAACGTCAGATCTAACTGAAGTAGAAGGACTAGACAACTTACATAATCCCAAAGGAGCTATAAAGGAAGCAGAAGAACTTTTATCACAGTATTATAATAGTAAAAGGTCATATTTTATGGTAAATGGCAGTACTAGTGGAAATATGGCTATGATATTTTCTTCATTAGAAGAAGGTGATAAGATATTAGTAGAGAGAAACTGTCATAAATCAATATTTAACGCTATAATTATGAGAAAGTTAAATCCTATATATTTAGCAAATCAGACAGATAAGGAATTTAATGCTCCGTTAGGAATTGATATTACTAATCTTAAAGAAATTATAGAAGAACATAGTGATATTAAAGCTATAATAGTAACATATCCAAATTACTATGGAGTATGTTGTAATTTGAAGTACATAGTAGAGATCTGTAAAGAAAGTGATATAAAGGTTTTAGTTGATGCTGCTCATGGAGCACATTTTGGAGCACATCCAATGTTACCTGAAAATCCTCTTAAAATAGGCGTTGATATGGCTGTAATGAGTGCACATAAAACCCTACCTAGTTTAACACAATCTGCATACTTACATGTTAATGATGAAAGTCTTATAGAAAGAGTAGACTTTTATGTTAGTGCATTTTTAAGTACAAGCCCTTCGTATATGTTAATGCTTAGTATGGATTATGCAAGATGGTACATTAAAGAGGAGGGTAATAAGTCTTATGAAGAATTATTTAGTAGAATAGAATCATTTAAAAAGGAGTTAAGCAATCTAAACTTTTTAAGAGTGTTAGATAAAAAAGAATTAATAAACTCTAATAGTACAGATATAGATGAAAGTAGAATTGTAATTAATTTAAAAGAGGGATTAAGTACATGTATGGTAGATGAATATTTAAGAAAGAATAAGATTCAAGTAGAAATGATAGATGCATCTAATTTGATTTTAATACCATCTCCTTTTAATAGTAAAGAAGATTTCAAAAGACTTTACAAAGCTCTTAAAAACTTAGATACTAGAACAGTGGAAGGTAAACAGCTAAAAGTTATAGATGTACCTATACCAAAACAATTGATGATGCCCTTTGAAGCTTTTAAAAAACCAAAGCAGAAGGTTTTATTAAAGGATTCTATTGGTAAGATATCAGCAGTAAATGTATGTCCATATCCACCAGGGGTACCAATAATTGTTATGGGTGAACTTATAGAAGGGAATACGATTGAAATGATAGAATACTATGTATCAAACAATGTAGATGTAATTGGCATTAAAGATGGTAAAATTGATATAATAAAAAAAGATAACTAA
- a CDS encoding sigma factor G inhibitor Gin, protein MGKEACIICRKSIKNGIMINRKYICKSCEQRLINCSTDTDFYEYYRQCIKRSLVQYVVRNNYFNIEGYRN, encoded by the coding sequence ATGGGGAAGGAAGCGTGTATCATATGCAGGAAGTCTATAAAAAATGGTATAATGATAAATAGAAAGTATATATGCAAAAGCTGCGAACAAAGATTAATAAACTGCAGTACAGACACTGATTTTTATGAGTACTACAGACAATGTATAAAAAGAAGCTTGGTACAGTATGTTGTACGAAATAATTATTTTAATATAGAAGGATATAGAAATTAA